One Candidatus Cloacimonadota bacterium DNA window includes the following coding sequences:
- a CDS encoding CapA family protein, which produces MKSKLFACLVLFLFISTFLYSSHRGQIIEDFERGSISLQSYPGQDLDPDDWCLDSLNTYNNSQYSLKLFGNTWKVEPIVPIQIDTNSVWSISAYIETKGEIHGFGIMDSTNVLMYSLDGSEELDIEEFITVYQGTFPEQEWDTYMLPVADDWFAWFEYYPTITALLFINDLDTDPDGVVYFDDIINITEDLPIIPDVEIWSSQGKEYTDKFGNRNLDVQFYSDVFDPDSDILSYHWDFGDGDTSSVENPAHTYNIYDDHSYNVLLEVTDDTGMIGRGNCQIVPEPGTSSFPITMNFVGDILLARGYENAGGIIQTYGVEAIFEPTLHLLGNAADVTVANLECPLTDQGTHHPTKPIYFRGDPDNVDGLVYAGVDIVTLANNHILDYMLTGMQQTQDVLNQNGILSSGAGADSYEAYTPILYTQNGITFAFLASSDRTGQYNNYQPYLNAGFNKPGFAYLTPYYLTQQIDEVDDISDYQIIEMHAGSEYSLAPGGEYDKSEELNPYQDEGYNPKADIPHMWDRAIRQHAIDSGADLVICHHPHIIQGFEVYNNKLIAHSLGNFVFDLTYPETMPTMILNAKINENDFYDYCVKPAFIDDWIPQPALGEFGLHILDYLAFRSKELDTYMYVNRDSVYGRIILDTLSMDILTHVKTENVSLELENDRYISDPQRIDHMGNISMMSSITPQRNWEYRVGRDLVWFGNMEDEGCTMWDMNESDEFYDNTVFFEGERSIAHTWDENNYYNLSTNLEGRIRRYSDSTNYSLSGYIKTHDAKAVSIQIRYYQYRWYTTMLGSEYISDWISGDTDWTYYHKELTVPELTSYFDILLVSQPPYNGTSYAWFDNVGLIEWGDWKSQINEPMISNPNDYYFYQIRTNEQIAGATVKYEENSYGPLPNVSIDDNPHNPEIISNLKNFPNPFNNSTNISFSMKTNLSDCKIKIFNVKGQFVRELGFRDLDFGSSVVWDGKDMLGKNAANGIYFYSVFEKNRFLATEKCLLLR; this is translated from the coding sequence ATGAAGAGTAAATTGTTCGCTTGTTTAGTTCTTTTCTTATTCATATCAACATTCCTATATTCATCACATCGGGGACAAATCATTGAGGATTTTGAGAGAGGTTCGATCTCATTACAATCATATCCCGGGCAGGATCTTGATCCCGATGACTGGTGCCTGGATTCATTAAATACATATAATAATTCGCAGTACTCTCTCAAATTATTTGGAAATACCTGGAAAGTCGAACCAATCGTTCCGATACAAATTGATACAAACTCAGTTTGGTCTATTTCTGCGTACATAGAGACCAAAGGCGAGATACATGGATTCGGTATTATGGATTCAACGAATGTTCTCATGTATTCATTGGACGGAAGCGAAGAACTTGATATCGAAGAATTCATAACTGTTTATCAGGGTACTTTCCCGGAACAGGAGTGGGATACATACATGCTGCCGGTTGCTGATGACTGGTTTGCGTGGTTCGAGTATTATCCAACCATTACAGCACTCCTCTTCATCAATGATCTCGATACTGATCCGGATGGCGTGGTCTATTTTGATGATATTATCAATATTACGGAAGATCTTCCTATAATTCCTGATGTCGAAATATGGTCATCTCAGGGGAAAGAATACACAGATAAGTTTGGAAACCGCAATCTTGATGTTCAGTTCTACTCAGATGTCTTCGACCCGGATAGTGACATCCTTAGCTATCATTGGGATTTTGGAGATGGAGATACCAGTTCTGTAGAAAATCCAGCACACACCTATAATATTTATGATGATCACTCTTACAATGTATTACTCGAAGTGACAGATGATACAGGCATGATCGGAAGGGGGAATTGCCAGATCGTGCCGGAACCGGGAACATCATCATTTCCTATTACTATGAACTTCGTAGGGGATATTCTCCTTGCGAGAGGATATGAAAATGCAGGTGGAATCATTCAAACCTATGGCGTAGAAGCAATCTTTGAACCAACACTTCACTTATTGGGAAATGCAGCAGATGTGACTGTGGCAAATCTGGAATGTCCACTCACTGATCAGGGAACCCATCATCCGACAAAGCCGATTTATTTTCGGGGAGATCCTGATAATGTAGATGGGCTCGTGTACGCAGGTGTGGATATCGTAACGCTCGCAAACAATCACATCCTTGATTATATGCTTACCGGCATGCAGCAGACGCAGGATGTTTTAAATCAAAACGGGATTCTGTCATCGGGTGCAGGTGCAGATTCCTATGAAGCATATACACCGATTCTTTATACACAGAATGGGATCACGTTTGCCTTTCTTGCATCAAGCGACAGAACCGGACAGTATAATAATTATCAGCCATATTTGAATGCCGGATTCAATAAGCCGGGATTTGCCTATCTCACACCGTACTATCTCACGCAGCAAATAGATGAAGTGGATGACATATCGGATTATCAGATCATCGAAATGCATGCAGGAAGTGAATATTCGCTTGCTCCGGGTGGTGAGTATGACAAATCAGAAGAGCTTAATCCTTATCAGGATGAGGGATACAATCCAAAGGCAGATATTCCGCATATGTGGGATAGAGCAATTCGGCAACATGCCATCGATTCCGGTGCTGATCTTGTGATCTGTCATCATCCGCACATTATTCAGGGTTTCGAGGTGTATAATAACAAACTGATCGCTCATTCACTTGGTAATTTTGTATTTGACCTGACCTATCCTGAAACCATGCCGACCATGATACTCAATGCAAAAATAAATGAGAACGATTTTTATGATTATTGTGTAAAACCAGCATTCATCGATGACTGGATACCGCAGCCGGCTTTGGGCGAATTCGGTCTGCATATTTTAGACTATCTCGCATTCCGTTCAAAAGAACTCGATACATACATGTATGTAAATCGAGATAGTGTGTACGGAAGGATTATCCTCGACACACTCTCAATGGATATTCTAACGCATGTAAAAACAGAGAATGTTTCGTTAGAGCTGGAAAATGATAGATACATTTCAGATCCTCAGCGAATTGATCATATGGGCAATATATCTATGATGAGTTCTATTACTCCACAGAGAAATTGGGAATATCGAGTTGGAAGAGATTTGGTCTGGTTTGGCAATATGGAGGATGAGGGATGTACCATGTGGGACATGAACGAATCAGATGAGTTTTATGACAATACAGTTTTTTTTGAAGGTGAAAGATCGATCGCGCATACATGGGATGAAAATAATTATTACAACCTTTCAACTAATCTTGAAGGAAGGATTCGAAGATATTCCGATTCCACAAATTATTCATTAAGCGGCTATATCAAAACACACGATGCGAAGGCAGTTTCGATACAGATCAGGTATTATCAATATCGTTGGTACACTACAATGCTTGGCTCGGAATATATTTCAGATTGGATAAGTGGAGATACCGACTGGACATATTATCATAAAGAACTCACCGTACCCGAGCTTACGAGTTATTTTGATATTTTACTCGTATCACAACCTCCATATAATGGAACATCATACGCTTGGTTTGATAATGTGGGATTGATCGAGTGGGGTGATTGGAAATCGCAGATAAATGAGCCAATGATATCGAATCCAAATGATTATTATTTTTACCAGATTCGAACTAATGAGCAGATTGCCGGTGCAACGGTCAAATATGAAGAAAATTCTTACGGACCGCTCCCGAATGTTAGTATAGATGATAATCCACATAATCCTGAAATAATATCGAATCTTAAGAATTTTCCTAACCCATTTAATAATTCGACCAATATCTCCTTTTCGATGAAAACAAATCTTTCAGATTGTAAAATCAAAATATTTAATGTAAAAGGTCAGTTTGTACGAGAATTGGGATTTAGGGATCTGGATTTTGGATCTAGTGTTGTTTGGGATGGGAAGGATATGTTAGGGAAAAATGCAGCGAATGGAATATATTTCTATTCAGTATTTGAGAAGAACAGATTTTTGGCGACTGAAAAATGCTTGTTATTAAGATAA